GCGCACGGCCTTGGTCGGCCGGCGCCCTTCGTAGGCGACCGACACGTCCGTCGCCCGCAGCACCATGGAGGCGTCGTTCATGCCGACGGTCACCGCTGCGCCTTCCTTTCTCCACGGTCCTTCGGCGCGCGGTAGACGCGCAGCCGGGGGTTGAGCAGCTCGTCCAGGCCGAAATTGACCAGGGCGAGCCCGGCGCCGAACAGCGCGATGCACAGGCCGGAGGGGGCGAACCACCACCACTGGCCGGAGTCGAGGGCCTGCGCGTTCTGGGCGAAGAAGAGGATGTTGCCCCAGGTGAGCATGTCAGCGCTCTGCAGGCCGAGGAAGGCCAGGCCGGCCTGCGCCAGGATCGCGAAGATCATGGCGAAGGTGAACTGCGAGATGATGATCGGCATCTCGTTCGGCAGCAGCTCCACCAGGACGATCCGCCAGCGCGGCTCGTCCAGGGCCCGGGCCGCGAGGACGTAGTCCCGGCTGCGCAGCGAGAGCGTCTGGCCGCGCAGCACCCGGGCCGAGGCGGCCCAGCTGGTGAACGCGATCACGAAGATGGTCGGGGTCAGGCCGTTGTCCCCCATGAACTTGGAGGCCACGATCACCAGCGGCAGGGTCGGGATCACCAGCGCCACGTTGGTCAGCAGCGCCAGCAGCTCGTCCGCGAGCCCGCCGAGGAACCCGCCGCCGATGCCGATGATCACCGACACGGCCGTGGCGATCAGGCCGGCCGCCGCGCCGATCAGCAGGGTCGGGCGGGAGGCGACGACGGTCTGGGTGAAGATGTCCTGGCCGATGTTGGTGGTGCCGAACCAGTGCGCGGCCGAGGGCGCCTGGTTGAGCGCGGTCTTGTCCTGGATCGCGGGATCGCCCACGAACAGCGGCCCGAGGGCCGCGAGCAGGATGAAGAACCCGACCACGACCAGGCCGAGCAGCAGCCTGCGGTTGCGCAGGGCGTCGCGCAGGGCGGATCGGGCCCCCTGCTGCGCGCCCGCGCCGGGATCGGCGGCGACGACGACGGATGCCATGGCTACGCCTCCCTCGTGCGCGGGTCGATCAGGCCGTAGAGCAGGTCGACCAGCAGGTTGGAGCCGAGCACGGCGAAGCTGATGGTCAGGAAGATCGCCTGCATCAAGGGGTAGTCCTCGTTGTTCACGGCCAGGAACAGCAGATTGCCCAGGCCCGGATAGTTGAACACCTGCTCCATCACGATCTGGCCGGAGATCACGAACCCGATCGAGACGGCGAAGCCGGAGATGCTGGGGAGCACCGCGTTGCGGGCGGCGTAGCGGGTCATCACCCTGACCGGGCTCAGCCCGCGGGCCTCGGCCGCGAC
This genomic window from Actinospica robiniae DSM 44927 contains:
- a CDS encoding ABC transporter permease codes for the protein MASVVVAADPGAGAQQGARSALRDALRNRRLLLGLVVVGFFILLAALGPLFVGDPAIQDKTALNQAPSAAHWFGTTNIGQDIFTQTVVASRPTLLIGAAAGLIATAVSVIIGIGGGFLGGLADELLALLTNVALVIPTLPLVIVASKFMGDNGLTPTIFVIAFTSWAASARVLRGQTLSLRSRDYVLAARALDEPRWRIVLVELLPNEMPIIISQFTFAMIFAILAQAGLAFLGLQSADMLTWGNILFFAQNAQALDSGQWWWFAPSGLCIALFGAGLALVNFGLDELLNPRLRVYRAPKDRGERKAQR